The following coding sequences are from one Comamonas koreensis window:
- a CDS encoding ABC transporter substrate-binding protein: MQRTRLAQALATLGLLGLTAAMGTAHAQDKVKIGYISDLSSLYADLEGKGGATAIQMAIDDFGGKVLGKPIEMLVVDHQNKADIAASKAREWIDTQNLTMIFSGTNSGTALALAKVADEKKRVMINNGAGTSALTNEACTPYTVHYAYDTVALSKGAAGAIVDNGGKNWFFLTADYAFGHAMEADATKVVKAKGGAVAAAVRHPLNASDFSSFLLQAQSSKAQVLALANAGGDTINAIKAAKEFGIDKSMKIAPLLVFYSDIHSLGLKNTAGMQFVTSWYWDMNDATRKFADAYMKKTQRRPTEIQAADYSATMNYLKAVQAAGTTDADKVMETWRGMKMDDFFGSGTLRADGSYIHDMYLVQVKTPQESKGTWDYYKIVKKLPGDEVFTTKEETKCALWK, translated from the coding sequence ATGCAACGCACTCGCCTGGCGCAAGCCTTGGCCACCTTGGGACTGCTGGGCTTGACCGCCGCCATGGGCACGGCCCATGCACAGGACAAGGTCAAGATCGGCTATATCTCCGACCTGTCGAGCCTGTATGCCGACCTCGAAGGCAAGGGTGGCGCCACCGCCATCCAGATGGCGATTGACGACTTTGGCGGCAAGGTGCTGGGCAAGCCGATCGAAATGCTGGTCGTTGACCACCAGAACAAGGCCGATATCGCCGCCAGCAAGGCGCGCGAGTGGATCGACACGCAGAACCTGACGATGATCTTCAGCGGCACCAACTCGGGCACGGCGCTGGCGCTGGCCAAGGTGGCCGATGAGAAAAAGCGCGTGATGATCAACAATGGCGCGGGCACCTCGGCGCTGACCAACGAGGCCTGCACGCCCTACACCGTGCACTATGCCTATGACACCGTGGCGCTGTCCAAGGGTGCGGCCGGCGCCATTGTCGACAACGGCGGCAAGAACTGGTTCTTTCTGACCGCCGACTATGCCTTTGGCCATGCGATGGAAGCCGATGCCACCAAGGTCGTCAAGGCCAAGGGCGGCGCCGTGGCTGCGGCCGTGCGCCACCCGCTCAATGCCTCCGACTTCTCGTCCTTCCTGCTGCAGGCGCAAAGCTCCAAGGCCCAGGTGCTGGCGCTGGCCAATGCCGGCGGCGACACCATCAACGCCATCAAGGCGGCCAAGGAATTCGGCATCGACAAGTCGATGAAAATCGCGCCGCTGCTCGTCTTCTACAGCGACATCCACAGTCTGGGCCTGAAGAACACCGCCGGCATGCAGTTCGTCACCAGCTGGTACTGGGACATGAACGACGCAACGCGCAAGTTCGCGGACGCCTACATGAAGAAAACCCAGCGCCGCCCCACCGAAATCCAGGCCGCCGACTACTCGGCCACGATGAACTACCTCAAGGCCGTGCAGGCCGCCGGCACCACCGATGCCGACAAGGTGATGGAGACCTGGCGCGGCATGAAGATGGACGACTTCTTTGGCTCGGGCACCTTGCGCGCCGACGGCAGCTACATCCACGACATGTACCTGGTCCAGGTCAAGACCCCGCAGGAATCCAAGGGCACCTGGGACTACTACAAGATCGTCAAGAAGCTGCCGGGTGACGAGGTGTTCACGACCAAGGAAGAAACCAAGTGCGCGCTGTGGAAGTGA
- a CDS encoding dienelactone hydrolase family protein: protein MSQTPSNADFDSLLPGRATLAGSTRRSALQMALGVGYAAAAVPVMAQTAIKTPDTGLTAGTIQYTVDGFQVSAYRAAPAGKTHLPVVLVIQEIFGVHDYIADTCRRLAQLGYLAIAPELFARQGDPRKYTEISQLQSELVSKVPDAQVIKDLDAALAWAKDNGGDTSRAGITGFCWGGRITWLYAATGKVKAGVAWYGRLQGAASELQPKHPIDLSSALKAPVLGLYGGKDQGIPLESVEAMKQSLQKAGAAGNAAAAASSFHVYPEAGHAFHADYRPSYRKDAADDGWKRMQDWFKTHGVI, encoded by the coding sequence ATGTCCCAGACTCCCAGCAATGCCGATTTCGACTCCCTTCTCCCTGGCCGCGCCACCTTGGCCGGCAGCACCCGCCGCAGCGCCCTGCAAATGGCGCTGGGCGTAGGCTACGCCGCAGCAGCGGTGCCAGTGATGGCGCAAACCGCCATCAAGACCCCCGATACCGGTCTGACGGCCGGCACGATCCAGTACACGGTTGACGGCTTCCAGGTCAGCGCCTACCGCGCAGCGCCTGCTGGCAAGACCCACCTGCCGGTGGTGCTGGTGATCCAGGAAATCTTTGGCGTGCACGACTACATCGCCGACACCTGCCGCCGCCTGGCCCAGTTGGGCTACCTGGCCATTGCGCCCGAGCTGTTTGCGCGCCAGGGCGACCCACGCAAGTACACCGAGATCAGCCAGCTCCAAAGCGAGCTGGTCAGCAAAGTGCCCGATGCCCAGGTCATCAAGGACCTGGACGCCGCCCTCGCCTGGGCCAAGGACAATGGCGGCGACACCAGCCGCGCCGGCATCACCGGTTTTTGCTGGGGTGGCCGCATCACTTGGCTGTATGCCGCCACCGGCAAGGTCAAGGCCGGTGTTGCCTGGTATGGCCGCCTGCAAGGCGCTGCCAGCGAGTTGCAGCCCAAGCACCCGATTGACCTCAGCAGCGCGCTCAAGGCCCCCGTGCTCGGCCTCTACGGCGGCAAGGACCAGGGGATTCCGCTTGAGTCCGTGGAGGCCATGAAGCAAAGCCTGCAAAAGGCCGGTGCCGCAGGCAATGCGGCCGCTGCTGCATCGAGCTTTCATGTCTATCCCGAAGCGGGCCACGCCTTCCATGCCGACTACCGCCCCAGCTACCGCAAGGATGCGGCAGATGACGGCTGGAAGCGCATGCAGGACTGGTTCAAGACGCATGGCGTCATCTAA